The following are encoded together in the bacterium Unc6 genome:
- a CDS encoding aminotransferase, which yields MEREMQKNYLLTPGPTPVPESALLAMAQPIIHHRTPQFQAVLKEVEEDLRYVFQTKENVYIFASSGTGAMETSVANLLSAEDKAIIVRGGKFGERFGEICEAYNITCLYIDIPSCEAVSAYQIKELLNKNPGVKAVFTTLVETSTGVTNNIKEIASVVSSTDAVLVVDAISGLCSVPFHMDEWKVDVVVAGSQKGLMIPPGLSFIALNQKAWKSVESSKSSRYYFDLRKAKEALDKTDTPFTPAVSLIIGLAEALKMIKSDGLENIWNRHETMADAIRAAIAAMGLCLFPKQGASNAVTAVNVPAGIDGEKLVQTLRDRYGVGIAGGQEELKGKIFRIATMGYMTQWDVCVALCALEIVLIKMGYKMQAGVGLKAAEKVFIERADL from the coding sequence ATAGAAAGAGAAATGCAAAAAAATTACCTTCTGACCCCAGGTCCTACACCTGTCCCGGAAAGTGCTCTTCTTGCAATGGCGCAACCGATTATTCATCACAGAACACCTCAATTTCAGGCAGTACTGAAAGAGGTTGAAGAAGATTTAAGGTATGTGTTTCAGACAAAAGAAAATGTGTATATCTTTGCTTCAAGCGGAACAGGTGCAATGGAAACATCGGTTGCAAATCTTTTATCTGCAGAAGATAAGGCAATTATTGTAAGAGGTGGAAAATTTGGCGAAAGATTTGGTGAAATATGTGAGGCTTACAATATAACCTGCCTTTATATAGATATCCCATCCTGTGAGGCTGTTTCAGCATATCAGATAAAGGAATTACTTAATAAAAATCCAGGTGTAAAGGCTGTTTTTACTACACTTGTTGAGACATCAACGGGTGTTACAAATAATATAAAAGAGATTGCAAGTGTTGTTTCTTCAACAGATGCGGTTCTTGTTGTAGATGCCATAAGCGGGCTTTGTTCTGTTCCGTTTCATATGGATGAATGGAAAGTGGATGTTGTTGTTGCAGGTTCACAAAAAGGTTTAATGATACCGCCGGGATTATCATTTATTGCATTGAATCAAAAAGCATGGAAGTCAGTAGAGTCTTCAAAATCTTCCAGATACTATTTTGATTTGAGAAAGGCAAAAGAAGCACTTGATAAGACAGACACACCATTTACACCAGCAGTAAGCCTTATCATAGGGCTTGCCGAGGCCTTGAAAATGATAAAATCAGATGGCCTTGAAAATATATGGAACAGACACGAAACAATGGCAGATGCAATAAGAGCGGCTATTGCGGCCATGGGTTTGTGTCTTTTCCCCAAGCAAGGCGCAAGCAATGCGGTTACCGCTGTAAATGTTCCAGCCGGTATAGATGGTGAAAAACTTGTCCAAACACTTAGAGACAGATATGGGGTCGGAATTGCAGGTGGACAGGAAGAACTTAAAGGAAAGATATTCAGGATTGCAACAATGGGTTATATGACGCAATGGGATGTTTGTGTAGCATTATGCGCATTAGAGATTGTTTTGATAAAGATGGGTTATAAAATGCAGGCAGGCGTTGGATTAAAAGCAGCAGAAAAAGTATTTATAGAAAGAGCAGATTTATGA
- a CDS encoding trigger factor has protein sequence MNLLSAKVQSSEGCRKEVFAEVSQQDFQVVYKRIFEDIFKNAQIAGFRKGNAPREIVEKQFNSFAVEQTIKKIIPEASTIAWENLKFTPVSIPEITKVDYNPGGSLQFSMIVDVAPEVNLPEYKNIKVKKQKIQVKDENIQGVLKELQDKFAVFKKVKSRAIQVGDYIRCDIVFTVPGVGEEKQKGVWFFVDASSDLREVLFQLVGLNTGATKEIDAKVPKRVGKVEYWEKDAKFKINIREIMERSIPELNDELAKKMKFSNLEQLKEFVQKNVEKNVRNQSKADCFQQIIDHLLEKTSIDIPQSQAKFKLERLVREQKVDLFKKGVPVEEINKQEEKILEELKPVADRLTKQNFLLTAIAQKENLVATEEEVNGAVLQMALHYDQKPSEMRKILEKENAIDGLYDRITEDKVLNFLLENANVEQIETLRN, from the coding sequence ATGAATCTTTTAAGTGCGAAAGTACAGAGTTCCGAAGGTTGCAGGAAAGAAGTGTTTGCAGAGGTTTCACAACAGGATTTTCAGGTAGTATATAAACGGATTTTTGAAGATATTTTTAAAAATGCCCAAATTGCTGGTTTCAGAAAAGGAAATGCTCCTCGTGAAATTGTAGAAAAACAGTTTAATTCTTTTGCAGTTGAACAAACCATTAAAAAAATTATCCCGGAAGCATCTACAATTGCATGGGAAAATTTAAAATTCACACCTGTGAGCATTCCTGAGATTACAAAGGTTGATTATAACCCGGGAGGTTCTTTACAGTTTTCAATGATAGTAGATGTTGCCCCCGAGGTTAATCTTCCTGAATATAAAAATATAAAAGTAAAAAAACAGAAGATACAGGTAAAAGACGAGAATATTCAGGGTGTGTTAAAAGAATTACAGGACAAGTTTGCTGTTTTTAAAAAGGTTAAGTCAAGGGCCATTCAAGTCGGGGATTATATACGGTGTGATATAGTTTTTACTGTTCCCGGTGTAGGAGAAGAAAAACAAAAAGGTGTATGGTTTTTTGTTGATGCAAGTTCTGATCTACGGGAGGTTCTTTTTCAATTGGTGGGACTTAATACAGGTGCTACAAAAGAAATAGATGCAAAGGTTCCAAAGCGTGTTGGAAAAGTAGAATATTGGGAAAAGGATGCAAAATTTAAAATAAATATTAGAGAAATAATGGAACGAAGTATTCCTGAATTAAATGATGAACTTGCAAAGAAGATGAAATTTTCCAACCTTGAGCAATTGAAAGAGTTTGTTCAAAAAAATGTTGAAAAAAACGTAAGAAACCAGAGCAAGGCAGATTGCTTCCAGCAGATTATTGACCATTTACTTGAAAAAACAAGTATAGATATTCCGCAGAGCCAGGCAAAATTTAAACTTGAAAGACTTGTAAGGGAACAAAAAGTGGATCTTTTTAAAAAAGGTGTTCCGGTAGAAGAGATAAATAAGCAGGAAGAAAAAATCCTAGAAGAACTAAAACCGGTTGCCGACCGTCTTACTAAACAAAATTTTTTACTTACCGCAATTGCACAAAAAGAAAATCTTGTAGCAACAGAAGAAGAGGTGAACGGTGCTGTTTTACAAATGGCACTTCACTACGACCAAAAACCTTCTGAAATGCGTAAGATTTTAGAAAAGGAAAATGCAATTGATGGGCTTTATGACAGAATTACGGAAGACAAGGTCTTAAATTTTCTTTTGGAAAACGCAAATGTTGAACAGATAGAGACTCTGAGAAACTAA
- a CDS encoding phosphoglycerate dehydrogenase, with protein sequence MKILISDSLSEEGINILKQEKTFQVDVHTKLTPEQLLNCAGEYIALIVRSSTKVTKEVISAGKNLKYIGRAGVGVDNIDVDAATKKGIVVINTPGGNTISTAEHTFSMMLALSRNIPQANISLKSGVWDRKKWMGVELQGKTIGIIGLGRIGTEVAKRASVFGMRVLAYDPFISLDKASKMDIELVQLNTLLDKADYITVHVPLTEETKYIIGAKELSITKKGVRIINCARGGIIDETALAEAIKSKQVAGAAFDVYEKEPPQKEHPFYSLENVIMTPHLGASTEEAQAAVAVEIAYLIKDALTGKGIKNAVNIPSLGIEAMKGLEPYLYLAEKIGLIQAQILTGYVSEVSIVYSGDVSLLDVGMVSRAAIKGFLTPVVGSSVNYVNAMIIAQERDLKIVESKSTTFSDFANLISVCVQTDKVENTVAGTLFTKKNPRIVKINQFYVDVSPSGNMLLIDNIDVPGIVGSVGSILGKNNINIAGMTFGREKPGGKAITVLNIDSAVPDNVLEQIKNSKNITGVKLIKLSF encoded by the coding sequence ATGAAAATACTTATAAGCGATTCTCTTTCAGAAGAGGGTATAAATATTTTAAAACAGGAAAAAACTTTTCAGGTAGATGTCCATACAAAACTAACCCCCGAGCAGTTATTGAACTGTGCAGGCGAGTATATCGCCCTTATTGTCCGAAGTAGCACGAAGGTTACAAAAGAGGTTATATCCGCTGGTAAAAATTTAAAGTATATCGGAAGAGCAGGTGTAGGGGTTGACAACATTGATGTTGATGCTGCAACAAAAAAGGGTATTGTTGTTATCAATACACCGGGCGGTAATACCATTTCAACAGCAGAACACACTTTCAGTATGATGCTTGCACTTTCAAGAAATATACCCCAGGCAAATATATCTTTAAAGTCTGGTGTATGGGATAGAAAAAAATGGATGGGTGTTGAACTTCAAGGCAAAACCATTGGTATCATAGGGCTTGGGAGAATCGGAACAGAAGTTGCAAAAAGGGCATCCGTTTTTGGAATGAGGGTTCTGGCATATGATCCTTTTATTTCATTGGACAAGGCATCAAAGATGGATATAGAACTTGTCCAATTAAACACACTGCTTGATAAGGCAGACTACATAACCGTTCATGTACCTCTAACAGAAGAAACAAAGTATATAATAGGAGCAAAAGAACTGTCCATTACAAAAAAAGGTGTTCGTATAATAAACTGTGCAAGAGGCGGCATCATAGATGAGACTGCTCTGGCAGAGGCTATAAAAAGCAAACAGGTTGCCGGTGCAGCATTTGATGTGTATGAAAAAGAACCTCCTCAAAAAGAACACCCTTTTTATTCACTTGAAAATGTGATTATGACCCCGCACCTGGGGGCTTCTACAGAAGAGGCACAGGCTGCTGTTGCAGTTGAGATTGCTTATCTTATAAAAGATGCGCTAACAGGAAAAGGGATTAAGAATGCTGTAAATATACCATCATTGGGGATAGAGGCAATGAAAGGGCTTGAGCCTTATCTTTACCTTGCAGAAAAGATAGGGCTTATTCAAGCGCAAATTTTAACAGGGTATGTATCAGAAGTATCCATAGTCTACAGTGGAGATGTGTCTTTGCTTGATGTTGGTATGGTAAGCCGCGCAGCTATAAAGGGATTTCTTACTCCTGTTGTAGGAAGTTCTGTTAATTATGTAAATGCAATGATAATAGCACAGGAAAGAGACTTAAAGATTGTTGAATCCAAATCAACAACTTTTTCAGATTTTGCAAATCTTATATCTGTTTGTGTCCAAACAGACAAAGTAGAGAATACCGTTGCAGGCACACTTTTTACAAAGAAAAACCCAAGGATAGTAAAAATAAATCAGTTCTATGTTGATGTGAGTCCTTCTGGCAATATGCTTCTTATTGACAACATAGATGTTCCGGGTATTGTAGGAAGTGTAGGGAGTATATTAGGTAAGAATAACATAAACATAGCAGGTATGACATTTGGAAGAGAAAAACCGGGTGGAAAAGCAATAACAGTTTTAAATATTGATAGTGCAGTGCCTGATAATGTACTTGAACAAATTAAAAATTCTAAAAATATAACCGGTGTGAAACTTATCAAATTAAGTTTTTAA
- a CDS encoding ATP-dependent Clp endopeptidase, proteolytic subunit ClpP, giving the protein MDGLIPMVIEQTGRGERAYDIYSRLLKERIIFIGFPIDDIVANLVIAQMLFLQMEDPSKDINIYLNSPGGSVSSGLAIYDTMQYVQCDVATYCVGMATSMAAVLLAAGTKGKRYSLPNARVMIHQPWGGVHGAAADISIQAKEILKLRDNLNTIIAKHTEQSLEKIQKDTDRDFYMSSQEAKEYGIIDEVVLLRKTKK; this is encoded by the coding sequence ATGGATGGATTGATACCAATGGTCATTGAACAAACAGGACGCGGAGAAAGGGCATATGATATATATTCAAGATTACTTAAAGAGAGAATTATATTTATTGGTTTTCCTATTGATGATATAGTTGCAAATCTTGTAATAGCCCAGATGCTTTTTTTACAGATGGAAGACCCTTCTAAAGACATAAACATATATCTGAATAGCCCAGGTGGTTCTGTATCAAGCGGGCTTGCCATATATGATACAATGCAATATGTACAGTGCGATGTTGCAACATATTGTGTCGGCATGGCAACAAGTATGGCAGCTGTTCTTCTTGCCGCAGGTACAAAAGGTAAAAGGTATTCTCTTCCCAATGCAAGGGTTATGATACATCAGCCCTGGGGAGGAGTGCATGGCGCCGCAGCAGACATAAGCATACAGGCAAAAGAGATACTAAAATTAAGGGACAACCTTAATACTATTATTGCCAAACATACAGAACAGTCTCTTGAAAAAATACAGAAAGATACAGACAGGGATTTTTATATGTCCTCACAGGAGGCAAAAGAATACGGAATAATAGATGAGGTTGTGCTTTTAAGAAAAACTAAAAAATAG
- a CDS encoding chromosome segregation protein SMC, which produces MLCSQALKTGDALEDKHFLKRITLLGFKSFVDKTELVFEPGITSIVGPNGCGKSNISDGLRWVLGEQNPRLLRASKMEDLIFNGTKTVPPMNLSELSVVFSNFSKILPIDYDEVTITRKLFRAGESEYWLNGTVVRLRDIEQLLAGTGIGASAYSFMDQGRMAQIIESKPESRRVVFEEAAGITMYETKRSEAERKLIETEDNILRINDIITEVNRQLNSIQRQVVKAQRYKEEFETLRSMEVKLATHKGLLLMAQRACVKDKAEQILAQIKAKSDELKKSQEDEEKLKNEFFQLEQKLANTKAEQIALQGSILSAQEKINTNKEWSDKLNSSNLKILSDIESLGVRKDALESQISEIIKKKEQTKLDIANIETEISSVADKEKTIIDQFEAKQSVLKQLKEKIFELQTKRANLRNEYLNINAKLNELGIRLQRYRADTEQIQKQKDTVLQNIDTLGADIEKINIKIQKAQVGRDGILSQIQIISTEKKNKAEKLLEYEKRHSASISKTEMLKTLEKDHQGYKSGVKAVLDEVDAGRLSNIKGTLAQYMQAREGFEKAVESQLEEIAKFLICKDIDTALIAAQILKQKDLGKATFILSDSIDPSLINDNMQIQGACRFTSCIQVPEEMEKMFKEILKDVWCVKNIEEAKNILKDCPDMIKLVTLDGDIITRYTITTGSLNISDISVIGRQARLSQAEKETSQIEHSISEMKSQIFFLTDKENSLNKEISGFTEMIRQKSERLAHLLTVLNIAKQNMEKITQEQKIIETDIVQTQEEAEQIKTKNNILNSDISKIESELKTAENQLLDAEKSIQQINLSKQEIAIHKTKIEGHLANLKNQEKHFFETVHVLQKSLETENHSLQDKTAEIEQNKTRIEDIRNNNFQLEQELWIFRQKENDFLKILSEKEDSKNKAGQSFEENSNMLQNIRNLIEDLKNQERDVEIEIIQIDKNIETIKMHIEGAYHIEIDLTGRDTLEHWDQIATQIGQSKERIAQMGQVHMGAIEENRELKERFDFLTQQHDDLVQSKDSLLKTIEKIDKTAKEMFTQTFEKVREHFKTYFGQLFGGGEADIFLLDPANSLISGIEIVARPPGKKLQSIALLSGGEKALTAVSLLFAIFKVKPSPFCILDEIDAPLDESNIGRFIKLLKDFVRDSQFLIITHNKKTIEIADVIYGVTMAEHGISKVVSVKFKK; this is translated from the coding sequence ATGTTGTGCTCACAGGCTCTTAAAACAGGAGATGCATTGGAAGATAAGCATTTTTTAAAGCGTATTACACTATTGGGTTTTAAATCCTTTGTAGACAAAACAGAACTGGTATTTGAACCCGGTATTACCTCAATCGTTGGTCCGAATGGCTGTGGTAAATCAAACATATCCGATGGTTTAAGATGGGTCCTCGGCGAGCAAAATCCTCGCCTTTTAAGGGCTTCAAAAATGGAAGACCTTATATTCAACGGAACCAAGACGGTCCCCCCTATGAACCTTTCGGAATTAAGCGTAGTTTTTTCCAACTTTTCAAAAATTCTTCCCATTGACTATGATGAGGTTACAATTACAAGAAAACTGTTCAGGGCGGGCGAAAGTGAATACTGGTTAAATGGCACTGTTGTGCGGCTAAGAGATATTGAACAACTTTTGGCAGGCACAGGTATAGGAGCATCTGCTTATTCATTTATGGATCAGGGAAGGATGGCACAGATTATTGAATCAAAACCGGAATCCAGGAGAGTTGTGTTTGAAGAAGCAGCAGGAATTACAATGTATGAGACAAAAAGAAGTGAGGCAGAAAGAAAACTCATAGAAACAGAAGATAACATACTTCGTATAAATGATATAATTACAGAAGTAAACAGGCAGTTAAATTCTATACAGAGACAGGTTGTCAAGGCGCAAAGATACAAAGAAGAATTTGAAACTCTTCGTTCTATGGAAGTTAAATTAGCAACGCACAAAGGACTTCTTCTTATGGCACAGAGGGCCTGTGTTAAAGATAAAGCAGAGCAGATATTAGCACAGATAAAAGCCAAATCTGATGAGCTTAAAAAATCACAGGAAGATGAAGAAAAATTAAAAAATGAATTTTTTCAGTTAGAACAAAAACTTGCCAATACAAAGGCTGAACAGATAGCTCTTCAAGGTTCTATACTTTCAGCACAGGAAAAGATAAATACAAACAAAGAATGGTCTGATAAATTAAATTCTTCAAACCTGAAGATTTTATCTGATATAGAATCTTTGGGGGTAAGAAAAGATGCACTTGAATCTCAGATTTCAGAAATTATAAAAAAAAAGGAGCAGACAAAATTAGATATAGCAAACATAGAGACAGAGATTTCTTCTGTGGCAGATAAAGAAAAAACAATTATAGACCAGTTTGAAGCAAAGCAATCTGTCTTAAAACAGTTAAAAGAAAAAATATTTGAACTCCAGACAAAAAGAGCAAACCTAAGAAACGAATACCTAAATATAAATGCCAAACTTAATGAACTCGGTATAAGGCTTCAAAGATACAGAGCAGATACAGAGCAGATACAGAAACAAAAAGATACTGTTTTACAAAACATAGATACACTCGGTGCCGATATTGAAAAAATAAACATAAAAATACAGAAGGCTCAAGTGGGCAGGGATGGTATTCTTTCGCAAATACAGATTATATCAACCGAGAAAAAAAACAAGGCAGAAAAACTTTTAGAATATGAAAAAAGGCATTCTGCAAGTATTTCTAAAACAGAAATGCTTAAAACCCTTGAGAAAGATCATCAGGGATACAAAAGCGGTGTAAAGGCAGTACTTGACGAGGTTGATGCCGGCAGGTTATCAAATATTAAAGGGACACTTGCACAGTATATGCAGGCCAGGGAAGGATTTGAGAAAGCAGTTGAATCACAACTTGAAGAAATTGCAAAATTTCTTATCTGTAAAGATATAGATACCGCACTTATTGCAGCACAGATATTAAAACAAAAAGACCTAGGAAAAGCAACATTTATTCTCTCTGACAGCATTGACCCGTCCCTTATAAATGATAATATGCAGATTCAGGGAGCCTGCAGGTTCACCTCTTGTATACAGGTCCCGGAAGAGATGGAGAAAATGTTTAAAGAGATATTAAAAGATGTATGGTGTGTAAAAAATATAGAAGAGGCAAAGAATATTTTAAAAGACTGTCCTGATATGATAAAACTTGTTACATTAGACGGAGATATCATAACAAGATATACCATTACAACCGGTTCTTTAAACATCTCAGATATAAGCGTTATAGGAAGGCAGGCAAGATTAAGTCAGGCAGAAAAAGAAACATCACAGATTGAACATAGTATCTCAGAAATGAAAAGTCAGATCTTTTTTTTGACAGATAAAGAAAACAGTCTTAACAAAGAGATTTCAGGTTTTACGGAAATGATAAGACAAAAGTCCGAACGACTGGCACATCTGCTTACAGTCCTTAACATTGCAAAACAGAATATGGAAAAAATAACGCAGGAGCAAAAAATCATAGAAACTGATATAGTTCAGACACAGGAAGAAGCTGAACAGATAAAAACCAAAAACAACATCCTTAATTCGGATATATCAAAAATAGAGTCTGAGCTAAAAACTGCAGAAAATCAACTTTTAGATGCCGAAAAATCCATACAACAGATAAATCTTTCAAAACAGGAAATTGCTATTCATAAAACTAAAATTGAAGGGCATCTGGCAAACCTTAAAAATCAGGAAAAACATTTTTTTGAAACGGTGCATGTCTTGCAAAAATCCCTTGAAACAGAAAATCATTCTTTACAGGATAAAACCGCAGAGATTGAGCAAAATAAAACAAGAATTGAAGATATAAGAAATAATAACTTTCAGTTAGAACAGGAACTTTGGATATTCAGGCAAAAAGAAAATGATTTTTTGAAAATCCTTTCTGAAAAAGAAGACAGTAAGAACAAAGCAGGACAATCTTTTGAAGAAAATAGCAATATGCTACAAAATATAAGAAATCTGATAGAAGATTTAAAAAATCAAGAAAGAGATGTTGAAATAGAAATTATCCAGATAGACAAGAATATAGAAACAATAAAAATGCACATAGAAGGAGCATATCACATTGAGATTGATTTAACAGGAAGAGATACTCTTGAACATTGGGACCAGATAGCAACTCAGATAGGTCAATCAAAAGAGCGGATTGCACAGATGGGTCAGGTCCATATGGGTGCCATAGAGGAGAACAGGGAACTGAAAGAAAGATTTGATTTTTTAACCCAACAGCATGATGACCTTGTACAATCAAAAGACTCACTTTTAAAGACCATAGAAAAAATAGATAAAACCGCAAAAGAGATGTTCACACAAACATTTGAAAAAGTCAGAGAACATTTCAAAACCTATTTCGGACAATTGTTTGGTGGAGGCGAGGCTGATATTTTTCTTTTAGACCCTGCAAATTCCCTTATAAGTGGTATTGAAATTGTTGCAAGGCCGCCGGGTAAAAAACTTCAAAGCATTGCACTTCTTTCAGGAGGTGAAAAAGCTCTTACAGCAGTTTCTCTTTTATTTGCCATATTCAAGGTAAAGCCCAGTCCGTTTTGTATATTAGATGAAATAGATGCCCCCCTTGATGAAAGCAATATCGGAAGATTTATAAAACTTTTAAAAGACTTTGTCAGAGACTCACAGTTTCTGATAATTACACATAATAAAAAAACCATAGAAATTGCAGATGTTATATATGGTGTTACAATGGCAGAACATGGAATTTCAAAAGTTGTCTCCGTTAAGTTTAAGAAATAG